One part of the Clostridiales bacterium genome encodes these proteins:
- a CDS encoding virulence RhuM family protein, with protein sequence MREQELGKILIYQNEKGDTKIDVYFENGDIWLSQKNLARLYQTSPQNITMHIKNIYSDGELMEESTCKEFLQVQNEGGRQIERLVKHYNLQMILAIGYRVRSHVGIHFRNWASGILTEYSKKGFAMNDERLKNPQPFGTDYFDELLERIRDIRASEKRFYEKVKEIYATSVDYDPKSEAAIRFFANVQNKMHYSVHGHTAAELIASRADASKPNMGLTSFKGAVVRKSDVSIAKNYLTKDEISELNRIVTMYLDYAEDQAKRHIPMHMADWEEKLDSFLRFTGREVLDNYGTVSAEIAKQLAENEYEKFDAHRKMLASTDVKQLENHVKSIAQEKKS encoded by the coding sequence ATGAGAGAACAAGAACTTGGTAAAATTCTAATTTATCAGAATGAGAAAGGCGATACGAAAATTGACGTCTATTTTGAAAATGGCGATATCTGGCTTTCACAAAAAAATCTTGCAAGGCTCTATCAAACGTCACCGCAAAACATTACCATGCACATTAAAAATATTTATTCAGATGGTGAATTGATGGAAGAATCAACTTGTAAGGAATTCTTACAAGTTCAAAATGAAGGCGGCAGACAAATAGAAAGGCTTGTAAAGCATTATAATTTACAAATGATCCTTGCTATTGGTTATCGTGTCCGTTCGCATGTCGGCATCCATTTCCGCAACTGGGCGTCGGGCATCTTGACGGAATACAGCAAGAAAGGCTTTGCGATGAACGACGAGCGGCTGAAAAACCCGCAGCCTTTTGGAACCGACTATTTTGACGAGCTGCTTGAGCGCATAAGGGACATCCGCGCGTCTGAAAAGCGTTTCTATGAAAAGGTCAAAGAGATTTACGCAACCTCAGTGGATTATGATCCCAAAAGCGAGGCAGCCATACGCTTTTTTGCCAACGTGCAAAATAAGATGCACTACAGCGTTCACGGCCATACGGCTGCGGAATTAATTGCCTCACGCGCGGACGCAAGCAAGCCGAATATGGGTTTGACCTCATTCAAAGGGGCTGTAGTTCGCAAAAGTGACGTCTCTATTGCCAAAAACTATCTTACCAAGGATGAAATTTCAGAACTCAATCGTATTGTAACCATGTATCTTGACTATGCGGAAGATCAGGCGAAACGTCATATCCCAATGCACATGGCGGATTGGGAAGAAAAACTGGACTCATTTTTGCGATTTACCGGCCGGGAAGTATTGGACAACTATGGAACAGTATCTGCAGAGATTGCAAAACAACTGGCGGAGAATGAATATGAAAAATTTGATGCTCACCGCAAAATGCTTGCATCAACCGATGTCAAACAGCTTGAAAATCATGTAAAATCAATTGCGCAGGAGAAAAAATCATGA
- a CDS encoding site-specific DNA-methyltransferase — protein sequence MDRLKMHSVNKVDENIKKIAELFPNTLTEVIKGYREDGTPIIEHAIDFDVLRQELSNIIVEGPEERYQFTWPDKKKSILLANAPIAKTLRPCREESVDFDTTENLYIEGDNLDVLKLLQETYLGKVKMIYIDPPYNTGKDFIYEDDFAQSTEEYLANSGQYDEDGNRLVPNLESNGRFHTDWLNMMYPRLKLAKDLLSDDGVIFISIDDNELENLRKICLEVFGISNFIAQIIHKNNSMKNQSKLIGVTTEYMLIYAKNREMLRNTVWRVPKKAAADINNKFKQLKAKGLSLQEIEQEIKEMYTRPKYAHLSRWNKVDENGVFKDADLSREGGHKDFTIINPNTGKPCVIPKRGWGKSQQELLRLQAEGLIWYGDDTTPPGLKDYLNSDDVSVPDNFWYFDNSVDTRWIKSTFGRLVFENPKPLEFIKQAILLHTKESDIILDFFSGSATTAHAVMQLNAEDGGNRKFIMVQFPEKTPENSEAHKAGYHNICEIGKERIRRAGKKILEKHPEAAGKLDIGFRVLKVASSNMQDVYYRPDEYTQDLLSALTDNIKPDRTPEDLLFQVMLDLGVLLSSKIEETVIGGKKVFNVAEGYLMACFDNDVTDEVVKEIAKRQPYYAVFRDSGMASDSVATNFEQIFETYSPSTVRKVL from the coding sequence ATGGACAGACTGAAAATGCACTCTGTAAACAAAGTGGATGAAAATATCAAAAAGATTGCCGAACTCTTTCCCAATACCTTGACTGAGGTCATCAAAGGCTATCGTGAAGATGGCACGCCCATCATCGAGCACGCCATTGATTTCGATGTGCTGCGGCAGGAGCTGTCAAATATAATAGTGGAGGGCCCGGAGGAGCGCTACCAGTTCACCTGGCCGGATAAGAAGAAGTCCATTTTGCTGGCCAACGCCCCCATCGCCAAAACCCTGCGCCCCTGCCGGGAGGAGAGCGTGGATTTTGACACGACGGAAAACCTGTACATAGAGGGCGACAACCTCGACGTGCTGAAGCTTTTGCAAGAAACCTACCTGGGGAAAGTGAAGATGATTTACATCGACCCGCCGTACAATACCGGTAAGGATTTTATTTATGAGGACGACTTTGCACAAAGTACTGAAGAATATCTGGCTAACAGTGGACAATATGACGAGGACGGTAACCGCCTTGTCCCAAACTTAGAAAGCAACGGGCGTTTTCATACGGACTGGCTGAATATGATGTATCCGAGGCTGAAGCTGGCAAAGGATTTGTTGAGTGATGACGGGGTTATTTTTATAAGTATTGATGATAATGAGTTGGAAAACTTAAGGAAAATATGTTTAGAGGTATTTGGTATTTCAAATTTTATTGCGCAAATCATTCATAAAAACAATTCAATGAAAAACCAATCAAAACTTATTGGGGTAACTACTGAGTACATGCTAATTTACGCTAAAAATAGAGAAATGTTAAGAAATACCGTTTGGCGAGTTCCTAAAAAGGCTGCAGCGGATATAAACAATAAGTTTAAGCAATTAAAAGCAAAGGGACTTTCTTTACAAGAAATTGAACAAGAAATTAAGGAAATGTATACACGACCTAAATATGCACATTTAAGCAGGTGGAATAAAGTCGATGAAAACGGTGTGTTTAAAGATGCTGATTTATCTAGAGAAGGAGGACACAAAGATTTTACTATAATTAACCCTAATACTGGTAAACCGTGTGTAATACCGAAAAGGGGATGGGGTAAATCACAACAGGAACTTCTTAGATTGCAGGCAGAGGGATTGATTTGGTATGGAGATGACACAACTCCTCCTGGGTTGAAAGATTATCTTAACAGCGATGATGTTTCGGTACCAGATAATTTTTGGTATTTTGATAACTCAGTTGATACAAGATGGATAAAGAGCACATTTGGCAGATTAGTATTCGAGAATCCGAAACCTTTAGAATTTATTAAACAAGCTATTTTACTCCATACAAAAGAATCTGATATCATCCTCGACTTCTTCTCCGGCTCTGCCACCACCGCCCATGCGGTCATGCAGCTTAACGCTGAAGACGGCGGCAACCGCAAATTCATCATGGTGCAGTTCCCCGAGAAAACACCCGAAAACTCCGAAGCTCACAAGGCTGGCTACCATAACATTTGCGAAATTGGCAAGGAACGCATCCGCCGGGCAGGCAAAAAGATCCTGGAGAAGCATCCCGAGGCAGCAGGCAAACTGGATATCGGCTTCCGCGTCCTGAAGGTGGCTTCCAGCAACATGCAGGATGTTTACTACAGGCCGGACGAATACACGCAGGATTTGCTTTCAGCTCTTACGGACAACATAAAGCCCGACCGTACTCCGGAGGACCTGCTCTTCCAGGTTATGCTGGATTTGGGCGTGCTTTTGTCCAGCAAAATCGAAGAAACTGTTATCGGCGGCAAAAAGGTGTTTAATGTGGCAGAAGGCTACCTGATGGCCTGCTTTGATAATGACGTCACCGACGAGGTGGTCAAGGAAATTGCCAAAAGACAGCCCTATTATGCTGTTTTCCGCGACAGCGGCATGGCCAGCGACAGCGTCGCCACCAATTTTGAGCAGATTTTTGAAACCTACAGCCCGTCAACGGTAAGGAAGGTGTTATAA
- a CDS encoding DUF4391 domain-containing protein, translated as MLNFPGKALVGRNMPKEAFYKHLSLSSELREKFVSDIKRIVLEYKLSPDTLNLEKKGETTEILVLSIELKKQELDYRLVENIARQNAHKLLFLLKFQEQGQLALYYGKLYKTDWTPLTDLKLEARGLNLDSIWEGFIEQIALQENIIPSCDSLTVDEKLKKQDTILKLQKEIDKLERLSRSEKQPKKRFELFTRLQGLKKKLAEEKGE; from the coding sequence ATGCTGAATTTTCCCGGTAAAGCATTGGTCGGGCGGAACATGCCCAAGGAGGCATTTTATAAGCACCTGAGCTTAAGCAGCGAACTTAGAGAAAAATTCGTATCCGACATAAAACGCATAGTCTTAGAGTACAAGCTGTCGCCGGATACTTTAAACCTCGAAAAGAAAGGAGAGACTACTGAAATTCTTGTACTCTCCATTGAATTGAAAAAGCAGGAGCTGGACTACCGGCTGGTGGAAAACATAGCCCGGCAAAACGCCCATAAGCTGCTCTTCCTGCTAAAATTTCAGGAGCAGGGACAGCTCGCGCTTTATTACGGCAAGCTTTATAAAACAGACTGGACACCGCTTACAGACCTTAAGCTGGAAGCCAGGGGACTAAATCTGGACAGCATATGGGAAGGGTTCATTGAGCAGATTGCCCTGCAGGAAAATATTATTCCCTCCTGCGATAGCCTTACTGTTGATGAAAAATTAAAGAAGCAGGATACCATCCTGAAACTGCAAAAAGAGATTGACAAACTGGAACGCTTATCCCGCAGCGAAAAGCAGCCTAAAAAACGTTTTGAACTGTTTACCCGCCTCCAGGGTTTGAAGAAAAAATTAGCCGAGGAAAAAGGTGAATGA
- a CDS encoding helicase-related protein: protein MEVFNNITKIVKDDLTQVIMPGSRISIAAACFSIYAYKELKAQLQKIDSMRFIFTSPTFVAEKSPKEKREFYIPRLYRERSLYGTEFEIKLRNELTQKAIARECADWIRQKVTFKSNSTNSGMSGFLNIQTNDQQLTYLPINGFTTVDIGCERGNNIYNMVNKFEAPFSSEYIRLFDSIWNDESCLQDVTEEVIESISAVYQENPAELIYFMTLYNIFSEFLEDISEDVLPNEATGFKNSVIWNKLYSFQKDAALAIINKLEQYNGCILADSVGLGKTFTALAVIKYYENRNKNVLVLCPKKLKDNWLTYRGNLINNPLAKDRLRYDVLFHTDLSRDRGDSVIGLPLDRINWGNYDLVVIDESHNFRNGGAVTGEYGEKENRYLRLLNKVIRPGVKTKVLMLSATPVNNRFYDLRNQLALAYEGKSELINEKLNTKTDIDTIFRQAQKVYNAWSKLPPESRTTASLLKQLDFDFFEVLDSVTIARSRKHIQRYYDISEIGSFPERNKPLSLRPKLTTLNNAINYEQIYEQLMQLNLSIYTPTNYILPSRLGKYIDLDSEHSRQLSQKGREEGIRRLMSINLLKRMESSVHSFKLTVKRIYEQIHNTLELIESFRSGVEVIVPDIHDFGELDLDDQNIDMINVGRKFKIDLRDMDYLSWQRDLSADLEVLELLILMIEDITPEYDYKLNELLRVIEKKVTNPINPDNKKIIIFTAFADTAEYLYENVSPFVKNKFGLDCALITGSIEGRTTIPKFPADMNTILTCFSPISKEKDLVMPNNHNNIDILIATDCISEGQNLQDCDWCINYDIHWNPVRIIQRFGRIDRIGSKNKVIQLVNFWPDLALDDYINLKERVEARMRISVMTATGDDDYINQDENGDLAYRRAQLEKLQNEVVDLEDMTTGISIMDLGLNDFRMDLLAYVKEHPDLDRTPYGIHAVIRGEKPGVIFILKNVNKAINIENQNRLHPFYMVYIGDDGEVICNHLEPKATLDIMRHLSRGKTKPDMEACHIFNRETNDGRKMDRVSQLLRQAVASIITVKEERDIDSFFGNGETTFLTGNISGLDDFELICFMVVIGC, encoded by the coding sequence GTGGAAGTATTCAATAATATAACGAAAATTGTCAAGGACGACTTAACACAGGTTATCATGCCGGGAAGCCGGATTTCTATTGCGGCTGCCTGTTTTTCAATATATGCATATAAGGAATTGAAAGCTCAGCTGCAAAAAATTGATTCCATGCGGTTTATCTTTACATCCCCCACATTCGTCGCCGAAAAATCGCCAAAAGAGAAGCGGGAATTTTACATTCCACGATTATATAGGGAACGCAGCCTTTATGGGACAGAATTTGAAATAAAGCTAAGGAACGAACTTACTCAAAAAGCTATTGCCCGGGAATGTGCAGATTGGATTCGCCAAAAGGTAACCTTCAAATCAAATTCCACCAATTCCGGGATGAGCGGATTTCTTAACATCCAGACAAATGACCAGCAGCTGACTTACCTGCCGATCAATGGGTTTACAACCGTTGATATTGGCTGCGAGCGCGGCAACAACATCTATAATATGGTGAATAAATTTGAGGCTCCCTTCAGCAGTGAATATATCCGCCTGTTCGACAGCATCTGGAACGATGAAAGCTGCCTTCAGGATGTAACCGAAGAAGTAATCGAATCCATATCGGCTGTTTACCAGGAAAACCCCGCCGAGCTTATCTATTTTATGACCTTATATAATATTTTCAGCGAATTCCTTGAGGATATTTCCGAAGATGTGCTGCCCAATGAAGCAACTGGTTTCAAAAACAGCGTTATCTGGAACAAACTGTACAGCTTTCAGAAAGACGCCGCCCTGGCAATCATTAATAAACTGGAGCAATACAACGGCTGCATCCTGGCGGACAGTGTGGGCTTAGGCAAAACATTCACGGCCCTTGCCGTAATCAAGTACTATGAGAACAGGAACAAAAATGTCCTTGTTCTTTGCCCTAAAAAGCTAAAGGACAACTGGTTGACCTACCGTGGCAATTTAATCAACAACCCGCTGGCTAAAGACCGCCTGCGTTACGATGTTCTTTTCCATACCGATTTGTCCCGAGACAGAGGGGATTCTGTTATTGGCTTGCCCCTCGACCGCATCAACTGGGGTAACTATGACCTAGTCGTTATCGATGAATCCCATAATTTCCGCAACGGCGGCGCCGTAACAGGCGAGTACGGGGAAAAAGAAAACCGCTATCTCAGACTACTCAATAAAGTCATCCGCCCCGGCGTAAAGACAAAGGTTTTAATGCTCTCCGCCACCCCGGTGAATAACCGTTTTTATGACCTGCGCAACCAACTGGCCTTAGCATACGAGGGAAAGTCAGAGTTAATCAATGAAAAGCTGAACACCAAAACAGATATCGATACTATTTTCCGGCAGGCTCAAAAGGTATATAACGCCTGGAGCAAGCTCCCGCCTGAATCCCGTACGACGGCTTCTCTGCTCAAGCAGCTGGATTTTGACTTCTTTGAAGTTTTGGACAGCGTGACCATTGCTCGTTCACGCAAACACATTCAGCGCTACTATGACATATCCGAAATCGGCAGTTTCCCGGAGCGCAACAAACCGCTTTCCTTGCGCCCCAAACTGACCACGCTGAACAATGCCATCAACTATGAGCAGATTTATGAACAGCTCATGCAGCTTAATTTGTCCATCTATACGCCGACCAACTATATCCTCCCCAGCAGGCTTGGCAAATATATCGATTTGGATTCAGAACACAGTAGGCAGCTTTCGCAGAAAGGGCGTGAGGAAGGCATCCGCCGCTTAATGAGCATCAACCTGCTTAAGAGAATGGAAAGCTCGGTGCATTCTTTTAAGCTCACTGTAAAACGCATTTACGAACAAATACATAACACCCTAGAGCTCATCGAAAGCTTTAGGTCCGGTGTGGAAGTTATCGTGCCGGATATTCATGATTTTGGTGAACTTGATCTTGATGATCAAAATATCGATATGATCAACGTGGGCAGGAAATTTAAAATCGATTTGCGCGATATGGATTATCTCTCCTGGCAGCGGGATTTGTCTGCCGATCTGGAAGTTTTGGAACTTTTGATTTTGATGATTGAAGATATTACTCCGGAGTATGACTATAAACTGAATGAGCTTTTGCGGGTTATCGAGAAGAAAGTCACAAACCCCATTAATCCGGATAATAAAAAAATCATTATCTTTACGGCCTTTGCCGATACGGCGGAGTACCTGTATGAAAATGTCAGCCCTTTTGTAAAGAACAAATTCGGACTGGACTGCGCCCTGATTACAGGATCAATTGAGGGAAGAACCACCATACCCAAATTCCCTGCCGATATGAATACAATTTTGACCTGTTTTTCTCCAATTTCCAAGGAGAAGGACCTGGTAATGCCGAACAATCACAACAATATTGATATCCTGATTGCCACCGACTGCATCTCCGAAGGACAGAACCTGCAGGACTGCGACTGGTGCATCAACTACGACATCCACTGGAACCCGGTGCGCATTATCCAGCGTTTCGGCCGTATTGACCGCATTGGCAGCAAAAACAAGGTGATTCAGCTTGTCAACTTTTGGCCGGATTTGGCGCTGGACGACTACATAAACCTGAAAGAACGGGTGGAAGCGCGGATGCGGATTTCCGTCATGACCGCCACAGGCGACGATGACTACATCAACCAGGACGAAAACGGCGACCTGGCCTATCGCCGGGCACAGCTGGAAAAACTGCAGAATGAAGTGGTTGACCTTGAGGACATGACCACAGGCATTTCCATTATGGACCTGGGGCTGAATGATTTCAGGATGGACTTGCTGGCTTATGTCAAGGAACATCCGGATTTAGATCGGACTCCCTATGGCATTCACGCAGTGATACGGGGAGAAAAGCCCGGAGTAATTTTTATCCTGAAGAACGTAAATAAAGCCATAAACATCGAAAACCAAAACCGCCTTCACCCTTTTTACATGGTATACATTGGGGATGACGGGGAGGTCATCTGCAACCATTTGGAGCCAAAAGCCACCCTGGATATCATGCGCCATCTCTCCCGGGGCAAAACAAAACCCGATATGGAGGCCTGCCATATTTTCAACCGGGAAACCAACGACGGCAGGAAGATGGATCGCGTATCCCAGCTGCTCCGGCAGGCAGTGGCATCAATCATCACCGTTAAAGAAGAAAGGGATATAGACAGCTTTTTTGGGAATGGTGAAACCACCTTCCTGACCGGAAACATCTCCGGTCTTGACGACTTTGAACTGATCTGCTTCATGGTGGTGATAGGATGCTGA
- a CDS encoding helix-turn-helix transcriptional regulator, whose protein sequence is MAVSCKKLWKLLIDKDMKKKDLRAAAGISQTSIAKLGKNENVTTDVLVKICKALKCDISDIMEITNDEDY, encoded by the coding sequence ATGGCCGTCAGTTGCAAAAAGCTTTGGAAGCTGTTGATTGATAAAGATATGAAGAAAAAGGATTTGCGTGCAGCAGCCGGAATCAGCCAAACGTCCATAGCTAAATTGGGTAAAAATGAAAATGTAACAACGGATGTGCTTGTGAAGATTTGCAAAGCTTTAAAATGTGATATTTCAGATATTATGGAAATTACAAATGACGAAGATTATTAA